The Xenopus tropicalis strain Nigerian chromosome 1, UCB_Xtro_10.0, whole genome shotgun sequence DNA segment GGCAACAGCTTCATCCCCCACCCTTACATATATAGGGGGGAGGGAAAGGTCAGATAATCCATTTAGTGCTGAATATGGCACTGCTTACAGTTAGGTTTCATTCAAACACACACTTCATATTTCAAACACTGCTAGGAGGTTAATATTAttctaattaaaatatataacatttaagGCAACACTTTGATCAACAGGACAGCTAAGAGACAATCAGTGTTTGTGTATACTGTTCTCAAATGCAGCATAATATGAAAGCCCTGCTTATTTTGGATAAAAGCCAATGTGCCTGTAAATCAGATTAAATAAGGCTTGTGGCACATGGGGTGTAGTCTCCATTATTCAGACAGGAGAGAAGCTTCTGAATCCTACCAAAGAGCCCATCATTAGTTTTAATGTAAACAGTTCTTACTAGCAGCTACAAAAGGTTTTTTGTCTCAAAACACCAATTTCTGGACAAAAACCACCTGTCACCATTGGGGACAGCCAGtttcttttaaaacaaataaCAAGCTTCTTGGGAAGGTTTGGCTGTttctatgcctgccaaaaaaactCAGAGAATATGTCCCATATGCCGCGAATGCAAGATCTAAGTCAATAAATGCTCCTCACTTTGTGTATTTAACTTCAATTGTAGGATAGACGAGACAAGATTATGCACCTAAATTATCAGTGTACAGCAACAAATTCAATTTGTGATACATTTAAAAAGCTAATATAAGCAACAGCTTAGGGCCCCATTACTCACCACTTGGTTTGCACGTGCGTGTCTGAGCCTGGCAATGGCCTACTGGATGAGTGGTTTGTTGGGGTTCGGAGCTTTGGGGAGAGGTAGCTTTAGGATTCCTGGCCTGGGATGCACATTGGGTGTGGCATCGGAGTGTGGTTAGAGATGGTGGCATACCCTGGTAGTGACGGGTGGCACTCAACAGATCATTTAGAATCTGTAAAATGGTCCCAATATCCCGGCGAGGACGACCCGCACTGTCCTGGCAATGTGGGTGCAAGGTACCTGAAGCAAAAGAGTACATTTAAAATCAATAaactaaaaaacacaaaatattttaaagtaaagtaaagcCTGGTAAACTTGGATCTGTGCAGATAAGAATATTTACAATATTATTCATGGGAATCATTTTGTTTAAACTCATGTTTTAATAATCAGAATAATCCTGCATATATGTAAGCTAAGTAAAGAGAGATCAATAGAAACTAGTACGTCTGAAATCTGCTGCCAAGAAATACATACTACTGTCTCCACAAACTATGGTAGTCAAACTAAATAAACTTTTGTTtgacagtacattatacagaaaaatatagatatagatacagcaCTTATTTTGTCATTCTTGTATTGGGCTATAATACAACAGTACAGCCATGCCTCAAAGAGGCTTAGTTCAACACttcaaaaaaaaacattggcacCTGTTTCCATGACAAATGTGTTACTGTAGGGCACATTTTTATTAGTCAATATTGACACAGATATGCGAGTTACCAAGGTTCCCTGGGCAGAATAACATTTGCCAATACATATCTTACTTAACCCAAACAGAATGTAAACCCTATTTGTGTATATGGTTTGGGGGTGGGGGTTTATGAAGTAATGATAACACACATGATCCGCAACGAGCAGTATTTTCCTAGTGATATGAACACTGCAAAATATATCTGGAAGtatacctttagggctctggcacacagggagattagtcaccgcgacaaatatttcactgaaatcgtgccgccgcgtatgccatcccaccagcgatttacattttcgccggtgggatggcaatccggggagattagtcgcccgcaaacagggagatttgtcgcgggcgactaatctccctgtgtgccagagcccttatagcaAAAACAACCAAAGAGCTGTTGCACCCAGGCCCTCCTGAAGATGAATGCAACATCAACAACTTCATAATCAAGGTGACAAATGTATTACAAACAGAAAATCTGCAAAGATTTTAATATGTGCAGGCTTCTTTAAGGAGTGAAGATTCCCCAGTCCTTCTAAAATGTAAGCAGGCCCACCACTGCACAACTTCAGGCTGTCCACAAATGATGGACACTTGTTGACCATCACCTTTGTCCGTATCCCAAGAGTTCAATATTTTGGGCCCAACTAAATGAATGAAGTACCCATTGCAGCcacatgcagtaacccatagcaaccaatcagtaggtagaattaactggtcatctgtttaaaagaaaaaacatcttattggttgctatgggttattgctcctgggcaaacttagtgccttttattacatatggagtaAGGTTTTCAGTAGCAGGCAAAATATACAACATACTTTATGTATAAGAGCCAGAATATTTCAACACTATGAAGCCATAAACAAAAGCATTTAGTGGGCAAGCTGGGGGCCATACAAATCAATTGGATGGCCACATCTGTCCAACACTCCAGAAATTGGGCAGTCCTGTCCACAGGGTTAACTCTCCTGACTACAGTATTTTAAGCTCTCCCAAAGGAGAGAAAATGTATATAACTCAACATTTCTTACCAGAAAATGTCCCTGAGAAAACACCAGGAGCGTGGTTGACAAAGCTCTCAATAATCGCACCCGGTTTCCGGGATCTGCTGGATGCAGAAGAGCTGGTTCCTTCGGTTCCTCTAGAACTGCATGGTACCTGCTGGGAAAGGTTATATGTTTCAATTTTAAAGCTAGTACAGAAACAAACATTCCTCAACCACAAAACCAAGATCACAGCATCCACTGCTTATTTGGTATAAAATGATCACCTGTAGGTCACCTTAAATCTAACTTTTGTATGATGTACACCATAATAATCTAAGAATAAGCAAGTGTATGTATGTTTTATGCCATTGtatgagttttgtttttttaactcctACAGCTTTTCATTTTTGAATGTTTAATTGCAATCTGGCTGCTTGGAAGAgcctcaatagaaagataagcaatacaaatAAGAGTAGCTACAAATATTATTGTAACAGTGACTGTGGTTTTTGGTTGTTTGGTCACTAAACTACAGCCAGAGAGCAGTTAaagttgcagccttgggaaagtTTGTTTTCAAATTAGGCCATATAGCATACAAAAATAAAGGTGGATAACCAGGTCCATGTCCCATATCCCTTACCTCTGCACAGGGTGACACAGCAACACCTTCTCCGTGGGAACGGAAGACGCTTGTGGTGAGGGGAGAAGAATGGGGGCCATCGCGGTGTGTAGAAGCAGTTGGAGACAGTGTAGTGGGGGGAGTAGAGCCTGGTGTGCAACTTGCCAAATGTGAAAGAGCAGACGTGCTGGTATGTAAGGTGCGATACTGGGGGGATGCACCAGCCTCAGCTCCTCTGGTGATTACATGCCGGTGTTGGAGATGAGAAGCCCCTGACTGTTGAGCAGCCAACTGGAGTTGTACAAACATCATATGATCACCAACACGCAGCGCTAGCGTAAGAGGGGAACGGCCAGATAGGAAATCATTCACCTGAGAAggtaaaaacacaaatgaaaagtaCTGATAAGTCCAATGCTTGACAATATATTATTCAACCTAGTCATAACTAAATGAGCTTTCATTGGCCTTGGACAGAAATTGCTGCATTTGACTCCATGTATCTGCTACAGCCTTTCAACATATTGTCATCTAATTTTCTACAAAAGGGAACAAACTGTCACCTTATTTGCTCTCTGCACCACAAAACCCTGCAACTGAACACCTAAGGACAGTGACCTTTTACACATTCACACCAGAAACCCAATGAAATCTATTTCTGAGCACTAAAGCAATGTCCCTGTAAAAATTCACAGAATGGGTTAATAAATTGGAAGGCGAGATTcggaaaaaaaacagaacagaaaaggTATGAACAAAACCCCTCCAAGGTATGCTGCAGAGATAGGAATTACACGGCAGCAAACCGCCCTCACGACTCAATCATACACACACAGCTTTGAATGCAGTGCGCCTTCCCCCACGTCACgactcaacccccccccccataaccaaCCACCTCCGCATTACTGGACAAAGAGCAGAACATTAACCCTGAAACTTCtgaagaaaatatacaaataatctATGTATATAAAGGCAGGAACATTGTGTACTACTGCAGCGTACATATGCACACAGTTCCTCTCCCTACTTTATCAGGCTGCTCTCTCTGACTCACCCCCCTCCAGCCCACGCCTGCAAGAACAGCTAAAAATAGCAGAGTCCAGCACATAACCAGGAGAACAAGGCCACAGGGTGGAGGGGGAGAAGTGGAGTACAGGTATAGCCTAAAGCTTTTCTGTGGTTGATGTAAAAGAAAGGGTGGAAACATACACAAAATACCAGAGGTGCAACTAGAGAAATATGAAGAACCTTTACTGAGATTATGTAAAGGGAACAAAATGTTACAATATAGGAAGTAATAAATATACATGAAAaagtacatacagtggtgtgGCATATAAACCCAATATCATGTATAATCTCTTGTCATAGCAATAACAATGCGCATAAGTACTGAGACTGAAATGTTTCCTGGTATAATTACCAACAAgaacactgtccctttaagagactGACTACACTAAAACTGCAAGAGGGAGGGGCAGAGACAAGGCAGAACTGCATACGCCCTCCAGTCACCATCTGATTAGCAACCGGTTTGTTTGTCGGTGGCAAGAGACAAGTTTTGCGTCACAGCTTGAATGGTGACACAAAACAGAATGTGGCGATTCCCACTAAACAACCCCTCCCAATGGATAACGCCCTGTGACCTCTCACCTGCGTCTCCGTCAAACTCTCCAGGGCCTGCATTACAGACTGCTCAGGGCGGGACATCTGGGACTGCGTTAAAGAAAGAACACAGGGAAAATTAGCATCTTTTAGCAccaaaatagaaagaaagaaatgaggGAAGCAAAAGTATGTGGAGGAAATACAGACAGATGTATTCTAGGTAGAAAAGATTCTCCTACAATATTATACACTGGGCATCTTTACTTTACTTACCATTAGTCCAGCCTCTACACTTGGCAACAGGGTAAGCCTGCTTCCATCGGATATCCCCAAATCTTGCAGTTTTCCGGAGCTCAGGCGCCTGTAGTACACATACAAATGAGTATTAATTCCAATGAAATGGATCTCTTTACCCTGGGTTAGACCTGGGCTCCCCATAGGGGGCTGCATGTAAAAGGGTAGCAAGAGATGGTAGTGGACACAATATAAGCTGCCTTCTAACACAATAAGAAAAATGAGAGATTTCTGCCATACTTTTTTAAGTAACTTGCCAAAGGGTCAGGATCTAGCAACACATTCTCTTACTGTACAAAGACATTTAACTGTAGCTAGCTGCCAGCACCCTTCCAGAACCAAGACCTATACAGAACGGGGAGATTGTATGCACAGAGAATGTTTCTAGATGCCTGATACAAGCTAGTTTACCATTTCCTACAAACACAATGTGTGACTTGTATGTTACATCACATTCAGGACCTAGTAGTTGGTAGCAGCCATATCATATGTTCTGCTGTGCAGCAATAACACCATAAAGAAACATTTATCGTGGCAGGGATAACTGGCCACTATTTCAGGCCACTGTGCAGAGCAAATCCCTAAACTTAAAGACTCTATATATAGTTTAGAATAAGCCACACTAGGAAACATTTTGTGGCTACTACAGAAGCTTCCTTCAGTTTAAAGAGACACTCTCATGCAGGGTCCAGTAGGGCCCACCTTACATACTGATTAATGTATCAGCACCTCAATATAGTCCTTGCTATACACAAGGTTATACACTCGTCTATAGTAGTATTGGTGACATGGGGCACCTTAGATACGCACAAAGAGTTAATGTTCGCTGGAGAGAGAAATAAAAGGTCATTTTTAGGTAAAAGGGCTCTAACAGCGGGGCAGTTTAAATGGCACATTGGGAGGGGCAAGGGGCAGTTTATCATTGCCAGGGGGGAGGAGGCAAACATATGCAATGCCTTGTCTGAAGTTTCGTTAGACAAAGACCGCCCCCGGGTACAGAACAAAGGACGGAAAGGCGAAGGGATCAAATCGACCCATACGGTGCAATAACTGTCAGTAAAAAATTAACCATCGCCACCATTTAGGGTTATCTTCGCCGAAGCCCACTGGCTTTCCGTGCCCACGAACTTAATAGTTCTCCCCAACAACCGAACGGTGGAACGCGTAGCTTAAGAGTGGGGGGCCACAAGATCCTGCTCCAGGGAAACAGACTTCACTCCTCAGGGTATAGCTCTTACTCGCGGTTGGGGGACTCCCTTgggagaccccttatccgattATATCCACGTATCTCATACAGCTCCCCCTTTGCGCAACCCCACCAACAGAACATTCACCCTCCACCCTACTCACGTCTCCCGGTGCAACAGGGTGAGCCTCTCCTTCGGAACCTTGAGCCGCTGCGAGATTCGTCGCTTTAGTCCATCCACGGTCTCGTCCGGAGGCACAGACAGCTCATAGCGGGTGCCAGTGGTGCTCTGGATGTTAAGGTTCATGGGCGTTTCTCGAGCTACGTTGGTGCAGCTCCGTGGGACACTGGGCTGCTGCTCCATCCGAGGATCTAACTCTAACTGCGGTCTCCGCTGCGAGCTCTGGCGTGAAACTAACCCACAAAGTTACAGTGAACCTAGACCCATAGCAGTAGCAGCTCGACCACTCCCCTCGTCCAATAGGAGGACCCGACCTCCTCCCCCACGTGGCACGGATGGAACGCCACCTTCGTGCCTTTTACCCAATCAGTCTTGCTGAATCCGTTCCAACGCGGTTGCCGCTAAGATATGGCGTCCTAGAAACCGCGCCCACCAGAGCCATTCATAATAAATTAAATTCACAACAAAGAGATGGGGAGATGTGAACTCGTTGAATGCTGGAGATTCGGATTAAAAAGAAAGAACAGAGACTGTAGGGAGAGCAGGAGAACCAAGAAAAACGAACAATGGCTTCGAgggtcattatatatatatatatatatttttttttttttttttttttcttttaaaaatacaaatacatgatctatatacaattttatttatGCCTTGTCGCCATTCAATTAAATTAGTGGAGAATAAATAAACTCTAATAATGTGCCTGTATCTAAAGCGTTTTGAATCAGCTGTGAGAGTCTGGGATGGCATATCCCACacctgtggcacacggggagattagtcggccgcgacaaatctcccttgttgcgggcgactaatctccctgtgtgccacagcccttaaagtagCTATACACCATAAAatttgtttggcaacctcgctaaatgagtggatctttccccaaaTATGCCCACCTAATATGGGCGatagagtaagggctctggcacacggggagattagtcgcccgcgacaaaactccctgttcgcgggcgactaatctccccgagttgccttcccctgccatcccaccggcgaaaatgtaagtcgccggtgggatggcacacgcggcggcgcgattttgcgcaaatcgcgaacaagcctcgcgaggcaacttcggtgatttgcgctaaatcgcgccgccgcgtgtgccgtcccaccggcgacttacattttcaccagtgggatggcaggggaaggcaactcggggagattagtcgcccgcgaacagggagtcttgtcgcgggcgactaatctccccgtgtgccagag contains these protein-coding regions:
- the midn gene encoding midnolin isoform X1 codes for the protein MEQQPSVPRSCTNVARETPMNLNIQSTTGTRYELSVPPDETVDGLKRRISQRLKVPKERLTLLHRETRLSSGKLQDLGISDGSRLTLLPSVEAGLMSQMSRPEQSVMQALESLTETQVNDFLSGRSPLTLALRVGDHMMFVQLQLAAQQSGASHLQHRHVITRGAEAGASPQYRTLHTSTSALSHLASCTPGSTPPTTLSPTASTHRDGPHSSPLTTSVFRSHGEGVAVSPCAEVPCSSRGTEGTSSSASSRSRKPGAIIESFVNHAPGVFSGTFSGTLHPHCQDSAGRPRRDIGTILQILNDLLSATRHYQGMPPSLTTLRCHTQCASQARNPKATSPQSSEPQQTTHPVGHCQAQTRTCKPSGDRLRQTENRATRCKVERLQLLMHQKRLRRKARRDSRAPYHWMPTRKSSRTSSNSSTSSGEGSLEIDFEDSLWKPDVKAELNSEFVVA
- the midn gene encoding midnolin; this translates as MEQQPSVPRSCTNVARETPMNLNIQSTTGTRYELSVPPDETVDGLKRRISQRLKVPKERLTLLHRETRLSSGKLQDLGISDGSRLTLLPSVEAGLMSQMSRPEQSVMQALESLTETQVNDFLSGRSPLTLALRVGDHMMFVQLQLAAQQSGASHLQHRHVITRGAEAGASPQYRTLHTSTSALSHLASCTPGSTPPTTLSPTASTHRDGPHSSPLTTSVFRSHGEGVAVSPCAEQVPCSSRGTEGTSSSASSRSRKPGAIIESFVNHAPGVFSGTFSGTLHPHCQDSAGRPRRDIGTILQILNDLLSATRHYQGMPPSLTTLRCHTQCASQARNPKATSPQSSEPQQTTHPVGHCQAQTRTCKPSGDRLRQTENRATRCKVERLQLLMHQKRLRRKARRDSRAPYHWMPTRKSSRTSSNSSTSSGEGSLEIDFEDSLWKPDVKAELNSEFVVA